The genomic window GCCTGGGAGATtctcagagcagaaatcattaAACCCTTGTATTCATCAACCACCTTGCAAAAAAGATTAAGGAGCAAGTAGTGAGACGCGGTGCAACATGGAAATGATTCCCTCTGACTGATAATATCATGTTCTCCCCAGTTCTGCCATGTGAAACTGTCACTTTTGCCGTCCTGGTGACACAAACAGAATCAATTTGTCATATTATCTCAGGAGTATTAAGCAACATCAAGTCAACTCTACAAACATCCATTGCTTTCAGATGACCATGCAGATCTACCTGTTGAactatatatgtatttcaatatttataagatttaaattattttttattgtataattAGGTGTACATTCACTTTGTGGCTAAAAGAAGTATAtgtgctttacatttattaaaatttttattttttgttcattaaaTGTTTCTGTAGAAATCTGTTGTACTTGTTTCTTATTGAAGAGGAAACAAGTCTAATTAGAACCTGATGAAAGAATGCATAGTATAACTCGGTGACACATTATTTCGTGTTTCACAATTGAAGTAATACCCTAGACTTCCTTGAAGCCAGTTTGTATGTTGTCATCAGGATAAAGGCGGACATAACAAATCAATGCCCTGTCTGTATCTTGAGTTTTGTAGAGAAACCAACCTCCAAACGATAATCATAGGGAAGTAATATCAGTTAAGTTAAAGGGTAGAAtgagaagaagggaaaatatgaattctagaggcagaggaggaaacacACATGTCAGGACATAGAATCAGAAGCACTAGATACCTTCCACATTAGACTGGTAGACATCCAAGTGTGAACATTCTTTATCAAATGGATCCTTGAGTCTGCCATTTACAAGCCATTCCATTCACTTAAAGCCCAGGCAAGGAAGTGGTCCGGACGGAAGAGATGTTGAATGAGAAAAGGACTTAAAAGCGATGCCTCAAGGTCGAGTGGTTAAGGGAGAAAAGAGCCACACTGCAAATAAAGGAGGAGTGGCTCTAAGGCGGTAGGCTAAGAGCGAATAGTGGTTAAGAGTCTATTTCAAAGCAGAAAAAGGCTTCAAGGAATTGCATCAGAGCAAAAGGTGCATGGAAAGTGCCCCCAGGCGGGAAGTAGAGGGGTGTGTCCCAGGTGCAGGCTGGTTTAACTGGATTAATCACCAAAAACCacactggaggaggaggaagggtgaggaacagaaaggaagctAGTGAGTACAGAGAGGAAATCGTTTTGAGAGATTTACCTTTTTTGGGCCAATTAAACtttgatgaagaaatgaaaaaataatggatATGAATGATGTATTCTAATCTCCTCTAATgtatgaaaaggaaatataaaaaagcaaacaaaaattaaaacaggcAAGTGTACAGGAACATTCTGCAAATGAAAATGACCCTGTTGTATTTAAGGGTCATGAGTAGAAAGAATGGGAGAGGACCTGAGGGCCACGGTGCCCCCCACTGGTCCCCCAGGCCACCACAAGCCCTCAGGTGCAGTGCCCAGCCCCTCCACGGGACTCCCACTGGTTCCCTGTGGTGGCATCTCAGCTCTGGGCTGTGACCTGCCTCCAGGCCCTGGGCGGCTACACAGGGGGACTTGTTGCTTCTGACACAGAGGAGGAGGGTCTGTCCCTTCCCCTGACTGAGGGACATCTCCTCTAGGATATGGTGGGTGGCCACCAGGTCCAGGAGGCCTGGGCCATCTCTGTCCTGCATGAGATGCTCCAGCAGACCTTCACGCTCTGAGTCAAAATCAGGAGACCCGTCTCTTCAtattcaaatgaagaaataaggaaagggaaattaaaaaaaaaaacaagaaagcaggaaaggaacCTGAAAATGATATTCTCGACCTACAACATTAAGTCACATGCCCATGTGTTCAATCTTTCTAAGGactcttctttctgcttcagtCATAGAACGCATTGAGTTAAATTACTCAAAATTGTGGTTAAAATGTGTCTGTGAACATGAGGATCTCTAAGGGCATCCTTCTGTAGGTGAGAGCTATACTGAAATTGTTCACAGGTTCATGTATTGCAGGATCCTTGGTTTCCTGTCCAACACTGAACCACTTGGAAATTTTTCCTGACCTCACAGCAGGAGCAATAACAGCGACAACaacagaaacaaccacaaaatacaAGACAATTGAAAACagcaactcttcttagatccacTCATATCTGAGGTCCCAGGGCCAGCCCCAGTGCAGGTAACCAGAGAAAAAGGAGTAGGCAGACAATCACACCTTACCAGGAGCAAGTATTGGGAGGAACACGAGCTGTAACTGAAGCATTGCTTGAGGCTCTGTGTGCTTCCACTCGAGACTTACCAACTCCAGGGATCCGTACTTACTGCAGTCCACAGGTTTGTGAGTTTTACCTTCAGAATCCCCACTAGGCTCCCCCTGTGAAAGTCAGCGGAAAATCTGCTGGCTTttccagcagagggagggggacaggaatCCTTCTCAAAGAGTCTGAGGCTACCTCTTCGGAGAAGTAGAGGACAAGGGATTCTGTCACCAGGAGCTTGAAGGAGGGATGTCAAGAAGAGGCGAAAGCCGGTAGATGCAATGGTGAATCTGGAATTCTCAACAATTCATATCCTGGAGACATTCAGTCCCAACTTTTGGTGCATGTTGTGAAATCGAGGCACGGTTTGAAAGTCCTTCTGTCTGAGTTGAGTTTGGAATGAGAAAATGCCCTAAAGCTTCGGAGAACCTTTAACTTTTAAGgctgagaaagagaaggggagccTGCAAAGGGCATAGAGAGGGGGCAGCCAGTGCAGGTGGGACACAACCAGGGAAGAATGATCTCCAGAAAGTTTGCAAGAAGAGAAGTTTCAGAATTTCCCAAGATGAACCTGAGGTAGTAAGTTATCACATGGGCTAGAGGACTACCCACCGCTTCTAGATTCTGCTTTCGATCTAGTTGTTTGATCCTGAGAAACTCACTTGAGATCTCTGAAGTTCCGTTTTCCCAAACGTAACATGGGGTGGAAATATTCCTAGAGTTGTTGTAATAACGGACTAGCACCTTAAAATGTATCTAGTATCTTCCACTCAGTGAGAGTTTAACAGATGATGACTATGATTATTTTCATAGACGTCTCTAAGCGAAAGGTGATCTTCTCCTAGCTTTCTCTCTGTAACTGACTGCAAACTGCTGATTCTCTAAAATACCCAATTGGGAGAGGTGGCCCATGAATGGAATGGAATTATAGACACAATGAGATCCTATGTATCCATATACACAGTGCGGACGTATACATAGTCTAGACATTCTGGTAGAGCACATTTCCGcttcctccctgcttccccagaTCACATCCTTTCACTCCCAAATCACAGGGTTTCCCTCCTCCCCGAATCGcagtgtctccctctcccccatggtAGAAACCCCCCAGTgagctctgccctcctccctccctcctcaggagcCTCTCCTGCCCATTCACACAGTTGCTTCCTTCTCCCTTGTGGTTTCCGTCTGGCCATTTCACTTCCTATTACAAGGCCACCAAGGAAGAGCAAATGTTGTTTGAAATTTCTAGGTTTTTTTgaaactctcttcctttctcctgctgaCTATTTCTGGACCTGAGGGAATGTCCCTTCTGCAGTGATGTAACAGTGGCTATAGCAAAGGGGAGACAGGAGCGGAAGGTTGCTGTGCTGTGGCCCGTCACAGTCTTTCCGGGGGGCTGCCAATGAGTGGCCAAGGTGAGCTAGACAGTGACCAAGTCTGGAGACTGGGCTTGTCTTGTATATAGAAGTCCGTCCCTGGTGGGAGAGTTTCCCCTCAGGGCAAAAAAAGTCTCTTTCCTCGAATGAACTGACTCTGCTAGTGGAATAAGCCAACTTCCGTGGCTTGTATGtacttttagaaaaatacacttttttaaaaagagcagttATATTCACAGCCAAAGTGAGCAGTAGGTCCTGAGTTTTTTCCCATCCTCCCTGCTTCTTTAGCTGCACAGTCTCTCCCATCACCAGCAGCCCCGCACCAGAGGGAACAGTTGTTAAAATTGCTTCCAACAATGTCCCAAGTAGCTCTTAGTGTTGGGAACAAGTCTTCAATATTCCAAGGTGTGTGGTACAGCAAAGTTCAACCTTGGAGCGAGCGGTCTAACAAAACCTTATCCTCAGTATTTATTGTCTGGCATTGGGTTTTCTTGAGTGTCACACAAGAAGCACGGATATGGAATTTGTGGAAGATACGGGAAATGTCTGCAAGATAGTGCCCCACCTAGGAATAACAGGAATAATCTGGGATTGGAGGACTTTCTCTCCATCGTTTCCTGGATCTCAATGTCTTACCTGGAGAGGTGATCTTTGCTTCCTTGTGAGCTGCCATCGGCTACCTGGTGGACATTGCGGGTGTCTGAGCCTTGTTGTGATGCAGGCTttggaaataaatacaaatagattATACTTTATGTTTTAATTGTTCAAAACTTATTCAACACATCAGTAATTCTATCTAGtgctaaatagaaaaaaaattttgagaatgACTTGATGAGTATGAAGCAGCAAgtgagtttaaaaattattttctcttttggccGCATTAAAATACAGTACACTAAAAACAAATGTCtgataaataatttaacttttaattgcCTGTTAGCAATTTGGAATGATTCTAAATATTTAAGTACATTGATATCATTATTATGTCTTTTTAGAAATTCTTAATATGCATTGTACATTTATATTTCCATTGAAATAAGTAAGAAATTAGAAGTCGTAAATCAAATTTCGTTACCCAGTGAAGAATCAATAGGTTTAAAATTGAGCTTTCAGTTTGAAATTTTTAGTAATTCTTCACCCTGAATTAAATAAACAGAGTAAAATAgacactttcttttttatctataaaGAAGGGCTATACATACATAACCATATAGACTGCAGATCTGTGCTGGTGAGTTTTCTTGGAAGGTTCAATAACATAAACATTCAAAAGACTGTGAAGGGAGGGggcaataagaaaaagaaacggTTGAGAAACCCATGCTCCAAACCCAAGTAGAAAGTGCATCATGGAAAGCAAAAAGAGAAGTGGAAAGTAAGGGAAACGTTCAGAAATTGAAAACTCGCATGTCTCTTATTTAAGCCACACACAcaagggaagatggtcagagaaCCCAGAGCCACGGTTCCCAGACTTGCCCACCCCAGCCAGGCCAGCAGCAACTGCAGGTTCCTCAATGGCCCTGCCCTTTTCCTTCTTGGTGGCCCTGGGGGTGCTCagctgccactccctctgctctctgggaTGTGACCTGCCTCCAAACCATGGCCTGTTCGCCTGGAGGGCCTTGACGCTCCTGGGACAAATGAAGAGAATGTCTGCTAGCTCTTGTGACAAGTACGCAAGTGCCTTTGCCTTCCGCCAGGAGGTGCTTGATGGCAAGCAGTTGCAGAAGGCTCAAGCCCTCTCTGTCGTCCATGGGATGAACCAGAGGATCTTCCACCTCTTCTGCACAGGGGCCTCATCTGCTGCTTGGAACGAGACCCTCCTAGAGGAGTTCTGCTCGGGACTTTCTGAGCAGCTGACTCACCTGGAAGCCTGTCCCATGCAGGAGGCGGGGGTGGCAGAGACTCCTCTCAGGAAGGTGGACTCCATCCTGAGGAACTACTTCCAGAGGATCTCCCTCTATCTGCAAGAGAAGCAATACAGCCCTTGTGCCTGGGAGAttgtcagagcagaaatcatgaAACCCTTGTTTGCATCAACGATCTTGCAAGAAAGATTAAGGAGCAAGAAATGAGACCCAGTTCACCATGGAAATGATTCCCTCTGACGAATAATATCATACTTTCCCTTGTTCTTCCATGTCAAAGACTGTCATTTCTGTTGTTATGATGACATCAACAGAATCCATTTGTTAAAGGTTTTCAGAAGTATTAAGCAACATGTCAACTCTACAAGCTCTGGTCGCTTACAGCTGACCATGCtcatatctatttatctatttaaatatttatttatgtaaatatttataagatttagatttttttcatgtaatatgTTCACCTTTACCTtgcagaatataataaaatatatttttaatatttaatcagtttattattttttctttcattgaaattTTACTAAGCAAAGTGTTTTTGAAGAGTAACACCAAGTCTAATTGTGCAACTTGATTGAAAATTGGACAGCAGAATGCATTTACCCATCATACTACATTAACATCGGAAATAACAACTGACTTCCTCTAAGACAACTTTCATGTTGCCCTAAGAATATAGGACATAATAAATTCAGTTCCTGTTGTCTACATCTTTGGTTGTTGGAGGGATAGGAATCTAAAAACAATCCTCAGACTTAGTGTTATAAcgaagaagggaagaaagtgaaTTCTCTCACCTGATGCTGGAATGGAGAAGGTCAGGAAGTACACATTAAAGCTGGGGACCCCTCGACAGGGGACTGGTAGACATGGAGGCACAAATGTCCAGTGTCAGGGGAGAGGTGATCTTGCGTTTGACAAGAAATGCCATGGCTGAGGTCCATATCTAGCAGGGAAGGCCAGCAACAGAGGTGTTCATGCGGGCAGACTGTGTAGCGTGAGAAACACACATAAACTTGATTCTGAGGCTCTCCAACCAgtaaagggaggggagagaa from Zalophus californianus isolate mZalCal1 chromosome 13, mZalCal1.pri.v2, whole genome shotgun sequence includes these protein-coding regions:
- the LOC113934667 gene encoding LOW QUALITY PROTEIN: interferon alpha-1/2-like (The sequence of the model RefSeq protein was modified relative to this genomic sequence to represent the inferred CDS: deleted 1 base in 1 codon) — encoded protein: MVREPRATVPRLAHPSRPAATAGSSMALPFSFLVALGVLSCHSLCSLGCDLPPNHGLFAWRALTLLGQMKRMSASSCDKYASAFAFRQEVLDGKQLQKAQALSVVHGMNQRIFHLFCTGASSAAWNETLLEEFCSGLSEQLTHLEACPMQEAGVAETPLRKVDSILRNYFQRISLYLQEKQYSPCAWEIVRAEIMKPLFASTILQERLRSKK